Proteins from one Cryptomeria japonica chromosome 4, Sugi_1.0, whole genome shotgun sequence genomic window:
- the LOC131076225 gene encoding NAD(P)H-quinone oxidoreductase subunit 2 A, chloroplastic-like has protein sequence FMKEFHLLLFYGSSIFPECILIFSLFLLLVIDFISNQKKTTWFYFISLTSLVLSTTFLLFQWREEPTISFFGNFQTNNFNKIFRFLILLCSTLCIPLSMEYIQCTEMAITEFLLFILTATLGGMFLCGANDLTTIFVSLECLSLCSYLLSGYTKRDVRSNEAIMKYLLMGGTSSSILAYGLSWLYGLSGGEIELQEIANGLINTQMYNSPGIWIALLSITVGIVFKLI, from the coding sequence tttatgAAAGAATTTCATTTGCTTCTCTTCTATGGAAGTTCCATTTTTCCAGAATGTATCCTGATTTTCAGCCTATTCCTTCTTCTAGTGATCGACTTCATTTCTAATCAGAAAAAGACAACTTGGTTTTATTTCATCTCTTTAACTAGTTTAGTGCTAAGCACAACCTTTTTGCTATTTCAATGGAGAGAAGAACCTACAATCAGTTTTTTTGGTAATTTCCAAACAaacaattttaataaaatatttcggTTTCTAATTTTATTATGTTCCACTTTATGTATTCCTCTATCCATGGAATACATTCAATGTACAGAAATGGCTATAACAGAGTTTTTGCTTTTCATATTAACAGCTACTCTAGGAGGAATGTTTTTATGTGGTGCTAATGATTTAACAACTATCTTCGTATCTTTAGAATGTTTAAGTCTATGTTCTTATCTATTATCTGGATATACCAAAAGAGATGTACGGTCTAATGAGGCTATTATGAAATATTTACTTATGGGTGGAACAAGTTCTTCCATTCTTGCTTATGGTCTTTCTTGGCTATATGGTCTATCTGGAGGAGAGATTGAACTTCAAGAAATAGCCAATGGTCTTATAAATACACAAATGTATAACTCTCCAGGAATTTGGATTGCACTTCTATCTATAACGGTAGGAATTGTATTCAAGCTTATATGA